The following are encoded together in the Ooceraea biroi isolate clonal line C1 chromosome 2, Obir_v5.4, whole genome shotgun sequence genome:
- the LOC109610891 gene encoding uncharacterized protein LOC109610891 produces MDTQFLYIHRLSMVAIGLWPYHRIMLVQLQCSVFSLTLISFIIFQLTTFLTTEWTIEFIVEILSTSFFILLSATVYNSFWRNTHVVKRALQNLQYICSDLKDDNEIAIIKRYGYIAKCATIGMTLFMMCLFFILTLLPILPRICGIFFLVNESEPYRNIYIRTEYFVDEEKYFYFILLHLYAVQYIAGGTTLVAGTFLTGYFTYCCGLCNIASYRIEQAMRIKSDDVTNPTNKRQVDKKISHAVEIHRTTLKILEFCLYNFEETCFLIIVLIVICLSLHLLGILHAVCFAFRMEEFLSHFGFTIGFLGFSFAGNYVGEAITDHYNYIFSTAYTIRWYVAPVRVQRLILFLLQRGTKSYGLIFGCLYTLSLENFASLSTTSISYVTIIYSIQK; encoded by the exons ATGGATActcaatttctttatattcatCGACTTTCTATGGTCGCAATTGGGTTATGGCCTTACCATCGAATAATGCTTGTTCAACTTCAGTGTTCTGTGTTTTCTCTTACTTTGAttagctttattatatttcag CTTACAACATTTCTAACTACAGAATGGACTATTGAGTTTATCGTTGAAATTCTTTCTacatcattttttattcttttgagCGCAACagtttataattctttttggcGTAACACGCATGTT GTTAAGCGTGCATTGCAAAATCTTCAGTATATCTGCAGTGACTTAAAGGACGACAACGAAATTGccataataaaaagatacggatacattgcaaaatgtgctACAATTGGAATGACAT TGTTCATGATGTGCCTCTTCTTTATCCTAACTCTTTTGCCAATTCTGCCGCGGATTTGCGGCATCTTTTTCCTCGTAAATGAATCCGAGCCATatcgcaatatatatattagaactgaatattttgtcgatgaagaaaaatatttttattttattttgctgcaTCTGTACGCAGTCCAGTACATAGCTGGAGGTACAACATTAGTGGCAGGTACATTTCTGACAGGTTATTTCACATATTGTTGTGGATTATGTAACATTGCCAG ttaCCGTATCGAACAGGCAATGCGGATAAAGAGTGACGATGTAACTAATCCGACTAACAAGAGACAGGTTGACAAGAAGATAAGTCATGCAGTGGAAATTCATCGCACAACTCTTAA GATTCTTGAATTCTGTTTATATAACTTCGAGGAAACATGCTTTCTTATAATAGTGCTTATTGTAATTTGCTTGAGTCTTCATCTGCTTGGA ATTCTTCATGCTGTTTGTTTTGCGTTTAGGATGGAAGAATTTCTATCACACTTTGGTTTTACGATTGGCTTTTTAGGATTTTCCTTTGCAGGCAACTATGTGGGTGAAGCAATTACAGATcactataattacatattttcaaccgc ATATACTATTCGATGGTACGTTGCACCTGTACGCGTACagagattaatattgtttcttttgcAAAGAGGTACTAAGTCTTATGGCCTGATCTTCGGTTGTCTTTATACACTATCTTTAGAAAACTTTGCTTCG CTTTCAACTACATCAATATCATatgttactattatatattctatacaaAAGTGA